The DNA segment tgttgtcattgtaccagcctccaccacttcgtctggcagctcattccacacacgtaccaccctctgcgtgaaaaggttgcccctttggtctcttttatatctttcccctctcaccctaaacctatgccctctagttctggattcccccacctcagtGAAAAGATCTTGTCCCTTTTATCCAACCGTGCCCCTCACGATCTTATAaacaataaggtcacccctcagcctccgacgctccagggaaaacagtcccatcctattcaatctctccctataactcaaatcctccaaccctggcaacatccttgtaaatcttttctgaaccctttcaagtttaatgtgGCCCCATTTGTTACTATTCGTCTTTTCATAGTCTAATGGGGAGGATGAGGATGATATCAAGGTCACTGTGTCGCCTGTGACCAACTGGGAGAACCTCCACACCGATGAACTTTACCAAGGTCAGAACAATGTCACCATATCCagccatacctggcaacatccttggtaaGTAAATCAGGAGATTTCCATTACAGACATAGGGGCTGGAAGAGGGTCAGAATGTATTATTGTTCCACCATACTGTGGAGAGCAGAGGTAGTCTTAATCTATATTCTTGTGGTCTGAACACAGTTCTGGgttgctgtggctgtacaggacattggttaggacaaaatgaggactgcaggtgctggagatcagagtcgaaaagtgtggggctggaaaagcacagccggtcgggcagcatctgaggagcaagagagttgatgtttcaagcataagctcttcatcaggactgatttgtcgactctcctgctcctcagatgcggcttaaccggctgtacttttccaggacattggttaggccacttttggaatcctgtgtttaattctggtctccctgctgtaggaaggatgttgttaaatttgaaaggtgtgcaaggatgttgctgggtttgagctatagggagagactgaataggcttggaggttgaggggtgatatcATTGGCTGTTTCACAGTCAACGTGCCAAGTCACAAGGATACCGCAATATCTAGTATAGGAGCTGGaacgtcatattgtggctgtgcaggacattggttaggacacttttggaatacagcatacaattctgatccccctataggaaagatgttgttaagcttgaaggggtgcagaaaaaaattacaaggatgttgcaagggttggagggtttgagctttatggagaggctgaatagactggggctatttttcctggagcgtcggaggctgaggggtgaccttattgaaatgtattaaatcacaaggggcatggatagggtgaatagacaaggtcgttttcccagggtaggggagtccaaaactagagcacatgggtttaaggtgcgaggggaaagatttaataggggcaactttttcatgcagagggtagtgtgtttggaatgagctgccagaggaagtggtggaggctggtacaatgacaatatttaaaaggcatctggatgggtacatgaataggaagggtttagactgatatgggccaaatgctggcaaatggaactagattaatttaggatctctggtcggcacagatgatttggatggaaaagtctgtttccgtgctgtacaattctatgaccctatactctgtgtctaaccccatgTATACCTGTCCTCAGAGTAtttgttggggacagtgtagaaacagctttattttcagtttacatGAATAGAGGGAACTTtgtatctaacctcatgctgtacttatcctgggagtgtttgattatTTTATTCTCTATCTAAACTCATTTTGAGCCCACCACTTCTTTCATTTAGGGAAAGATCCTGCAATCAAGCCTGGGACTCGAGTCATGGCTTCGATACAATGCACCCTGACTCGGGGAACCTTGAGTCGTTAGTCAACAGGATGTGCCCTCTGCACAGGGTCAGAACTGAAGGGGAATGCCAACTGGGAAAAAATGAGGATCAAGGGACTTGCCGAGTGGGCAAGGCACAGGACATGGGACTACACCTCCAAGACATGGTCGGGGATCAAGGGACAAGACCCCTGGGAAAGGTCGGCAATAAAGAGTTGGGCCCTGCCAGCAAGGTCAAGGATGAGGGATCATGCCGTGAGGTCAACGCGAAGAATCAAGTGCCGCTGCCACCGGAAATGGTTAACGGTGAAGGGTCGTCAGCTGCGGGCCAGGTCAGGGAGGAAAGGTCATGTTCCCTGGGCAACGTAGAGGACGAAGGGTTAGGCCCCAGTAGCTGGGTCAAAGATCAAGGGGTACATTCCTTGGGTGACAGCGATAATGAAGAGTTATGCTCCTCAAGCCAGGACAAAGATCAAGGGTTATGTTCATTGGGCAATGTCCAGGAGAAAGAGTCATGCCCCTCAGGCCAGGTCAAAGATCAAGGGTCATGCTTATTGGACAATGTCAAGGACAAAGAACCAATTCCCTCAGGCTGGGTCAAAGATCACGGAGCATGTTCATTGGGCAATATCAAGGATGAAGGGTCATGTCCCTCCAGCCAGGTCAAAGGTAAAGGGTCATGCCTCATTGGCCCCACCCCCCTGCATTGGATGTGGGAGGGCTTTTCCGTGGAGCGGTACGCCCCCCGCAGGCGATTGGCAGAAAATGCAGGCGAGGGCTCGAGGGTGAACACCGACGGAGACTTCCAAACTGGACCACCCCCAGAGGGGGTATCAGCGTGGCGGTGTCGCCAAGGGGCTCGCCCGAGGACGGCTGAGAGTCCGGGGACGTGCCGATGGACTGAAATTCCTCACTGCGCCTCCTTCCCCGGCAGGACGCAGGCAGGGCGGACAGAGGCGAGTGGCCAGAGAGGGAGGCGCACCGGCCGGGCTCCCCCTGCCTCCAGGCGCCACTTGGACGAGCCCAGACGGGGCGCATGCGCGGCCCCGACTCCGGGCGGCGTAACCACAGCAACCGCCGGCCGGCGTCCGGCGCAAGCGCAGAATCCACCACCGCTGCCTCCGAGGTGCCGGGCCGAGCAGCCGCCGCGGACCGTCAAGGCGTACCGCGAGTTCCTGAGGCAGTACCGGAGCATCGTGGAGGATGGGCGAGACGACAAGCCGCCGACGAGGGATGCTGATGAGTTCCGGCTGAAGGCCACCAAACTGGTGGAGCAAAGGCACCAACTCGTCAGGTAAGCGACAGCGACCTGCCCCCGAGGGGG comes from the Chiloscyllium plagiosum isolate BGI_BamShark_2017 chromosome 45, ASM401019v2, whole genome shotgun sequence genome and includes:
- the LOC122543837 gene encoding uncharacterized protein LOC122543837 — translated: MHPDSGNLESLVNRMCPLHRVRTEGECQLGKNEDQGTCRVGKAQDMGLHLQDMVGDQGTRPLGKVGNKELGPASKVKDEGSCREVNAKNQVPLPPEMVNGEGSSAAGQVREERSCSLGNVEDEGLGPSSWVKDQGVHSLGDSDNEELCSSSQDKDQGLCSLGNVQEKESCPSGQVKDQGSCLLDNVKDKEPIPSGWVKDHGACSLGNIKDEGSCPSSQVKGKGSCLIGPTPLHWMWEGFSVERYAPRRRLAENAGEGSRVNTDGDFQTGPPPEGVSAWRCRQGARPRTAESPGTCRWTEIPHCASFPGRTQAGRTEASGQRGRRTGRAPPASRRHLDEPRRGACAAPTPGGVTTATAGRRPAQAQNPPPLPPRCRAEQPPRTVKAYREFLRQYRSIVEDGRDDKPPTRDADEFRLKATKLVEQRHQLVRKTIMEKERKERMEQKKLSKERMRRRKLEREIAVRISVCEMDKWRRTQASKKLQSFRKYNREQTVQYQAELREMKERVARSPFLFEQVIQGNVRRTISRLFSKVLQKVRLDEEAMCELSRSDCGTESQLIDLEDENSDCREVCAMRHGQPQHHTSCGEPLDTASCELNLDCDSTSNPRTDPATNCSEYER